The following are from one region of the Biomphalaria glabrata chromosome 12, xgBioGlab47.1, whole genome shotgun sequence genome:
- the LOC106067026 gene encoding esterase LipI-like — protein MMEQYQDLWTEVSRTYHVHEETLLYTKKCLELSRTPSSEMSIEEARDYALNFNLTVNGYVSFQGQETDIVIPTADNQAGVPVTVYCPACRPPSPPVLVYFHGGSLIMGSRRTHENSLKIISGRSGAIIISVEYRLLPCPENPMAPFTDAVEVTEWVLKYRDAVGGTSKSAVGVGGDSAGGQIACCVVNNVTGIDFQVLIYPVTDFACHLPSFQEFRDIPAYNTEAFERRLSITNTPVPDAATNPKMNPSAKKDLTMTPPTLVISAQLDPLRDSCWAYTQRLTSAGVKVQHVLVEAVPHGFFALPGIFKTKSEEAFSHVVNFLRLVYSFRIAAQAK, from the coding sequence AtgatggaacagtaccaggaccTGTGGACGGAGGTGTCCAGGACTTATCACGTTCATGAGGAAACTCTTTTGTACACCAAGAAATGTCTGGAACTGAGCAGAACGCCCAGCTCTGAGATGTCGATAGAAGAAGCTAGAGACTACGCACTAAACTTTAACCTAACAGTCAACGGGTACGTCTCCTTTCAAGGCCAGGAGACGGACATTGTGATACCGACAGCAGACAATCAGGCTGGTGTCCCCGTAACGGTATACTGCCCTGCATGTAGGCCACCCTCTCCTCCAGTCCTGGTTTACTTTCACGGCGGAAGTCTCATAATGGGCAGCCGAAGAACTCACGAGAACTCGCTCAAAATCATTTCCGGTCGATCAGGGGCCATCATCATCAGCGTGGAGTACCGCCTCCTTCCTTGCCCGGAGAATCCCATGGCTCCGTTCACTGACGCGGTAGAGGTCACTGAGTGGGTTCTGAAATACAGAGATGCTGTTGGTGGGACATCTAAAAGTGCTGTGGGTGTGGGTGGAGACAGCGCCGGAGGACAGATCGCATGCTGTGTAGTTAATAACGTCACCGGAATAGATTTTCAAGTCTTGATTTATCCGGTGACAGACTTTGCATGCCATCTTCCATCGTTTCAAGAGTTCAGGGACATTCCTGCTTACAACACAGAAGCGTTCGAAAGGCGTCTTAGTATCACAAACACACCTGTTCCTGACGCGGCAACCAACCCAAAAATGAATCCATCTGCAAAAAAAGACCTCACAATGACGCCACCCACCTTAGTCATAAGCGCTCAGCTTGACCCCCTCAGAGATTCTTGTTGGGCTTATACTCAGAGATTAACCTCTGCAGGGGTCAAAGTTCAGCATGTACTGGTGGAAGCAGTTCCTCACGGATTTTTCGCACTGCCCGGTATTTTTAAGACTAAATCGGAAGAAGCCTTCAGCCATGTCGTAAACTTCCTTCGATTAGTTTATTCTTTCAGAATTGCAGCGCAAgcaaaataa